One genomic region from Flagellimonas oceani encodes:
- a CDS encoding sugar kinase: MKKVVTFGEIMLRLAPPGFLRFSQANSFDVVYGGGESNVAVSLANYGVPVDFVTRLPKNDIGECALMEMRKRGVGTDNIVYGGDRLGIYFLETGAVSRGSKVVYDRAHSAMAEIEPGMVDWNSVFKDVEWFHWTGITPAISQGAADACIEAVKIAKKHGVTISTDLNYRAKLWKYCDDTKREEIMSELTSYCDIVLGNEEDAEKHFGIKPEGLDITTQGEHVKADAFLSVCQQMMKRFPNAKKVITTLRGSLSASHNTWAGVLYDGQAMYQSREYQITHIVDRVGGGDSFMGGLIYGLLNWPGDDQKALDFAVAASCLKHTIKGDANLATVAEVEKLMGGDASGRVSR, from the coding sequence ATGAAAAAAGTAGTAACCTTCGGGGAAATAATGCTTCGCTTGGCCCCACCGGGATTTTTGAGGTTCTCGCAGGCCAATAGTTTTGATGTGGTCTATGGCGGAGGGGAGTCCAATGTCGCAGTTTCCTTGGCAAACTATGGCGTGCCAGTGGATTTTGTGACCCGATTGCCAAAAAATGATATTGGGGAATGTGCCCTGATGGAGATGCGAAAGCGAGGTGTAGGTACCGATAACATTGTTTATGGAGGAGACCGCTTGGGTATTTATTTTTTGGAAACAGGTGCGGTCAGCAGGGGCAGCAAGGTGGTCTACGATAGGGCACATTCTGCCATGGCGGAGATAGAGCCTGGTATGGTAGATTGGAACAGTGTGTTCAAGGATGTGGAATGGTTCCATTGGACAGGCATCACACCGGCGATATCGCAGGGGGCGGCAGATGCCTGTATCGAGGCCGTGAAAATCGCAAAAAAACATGGCGTTACCATATCCACGGATTTGAACTACCGGGCCAAACTTTGGAAATATTGTGACGACACCAAGCGAGAAGAGATCATGTCCGAACTGACCTCGTATTGCGATATTGTTTTGGGAAATGAGGAGGATGCGGAAAAACACTTTGGTATCAAACCCGAAGGGCTGGACATTACCACGCAAGGCGAGCATGTAAAGGCGGATGCTTTTTTATCGGTCTGCCAACAGATGATGAAAAGGTTCCCCAACGCAAAAAAGGTCATTACAACATTAAGGGGGTCTTTGTCAGCTTCGCACAATACATGGGCCGGCGTGCTGTATGATGGACAAGCCATGTACCAATCAAGGGAGTATCAAATCACACACATCGTGGACCGTGTCGGGGGAGGTGACTCCTTCATGGGTGGTCTTATCTATGGATTGCTGAACTGGCCCGGCGACGACCAAAAAGCATTGGACTTTGCCGTAGCGGCATCATGTTTGAAACATACCATAAAAGGGGATGCCAATTTGGCCACCGTTGCAGAAGTGGAAAAGTTAATGGGAGGCGATGCCTCTGGAAGAGTATCACGATAA
- a CDS encoding bifunctional 4-hydroxy-2-oxoglutarate aldolase/2-dehydro-3-deoxy-phosphogluconate aldolase has product MARYSRLEVVRVMQETGMVPLFYHSDVEIGKKVLKACYDGGARLLEFTARGDFAFEVFSELNKYTMKELPGMIMGVGSITDAAAASMYMQMGASFVVTPSLREDIAIVCNRRKVLWSPGCGSLTEINRAEELGCELIKLFPGSTYGPGFVKAIKGPQPWTSIMPTGGVSTEEANLRAWFDAGVTCVGMGSKLISKEVLEQKDFKGLQKKVTDTLKLIEKIRREK; this is encoded by the coding sequence ATGGCAAGATATTCAAGATTGGAAGTAGTTCGGGTAATGCAGGAAACCGGTATGGTTCCCTTGTTCTATCATTCCGACGTCGAAATAGGGAAAAAGGTGCTCAAGGCATGTTATGATGGCGGTGCCCGATTGTTGGAGTTCACTGCCCGTGGTGACTTTGCCTTCGAAGTTTTCTCGGAGCTGAACAAATATACAATGAAGGAGCTGCCCGGTATGATCATGGGAGTTGGTTCCATTACCGATGCAGCTGCAGCATCCATGTACATGCAAATGGGGGCAAGCTTTGTGGTAACCCCATCTTTAAGGGAAGATATCGCCATAGTATGCAATCGCAGAAAAGTACTTTGGTCTCCGGGCTGTGGCTCTTTGACCGAGATCAACCGGGCGGAAGAATTGGGCTGTGAACTCATCAAGCTCTTTCCCGGGTCTACTTATGGCCCAGGGTTTGTAAAGGCCATTAAAGGCCCCCAGCCGTGGACAAGTATCATGCCCACCGGAGGGGTCAGTACAGAGGAGGCAAACCTTCGGGCTTGGTTTGATGCAGGAGTAACATGTGTGGGAATGGGTTCGAAATTGATTTCCAAAGAGGTTCTGGAGCAAAAGGATTTTAAAGGATTGCAGAAAAAAGTGACGGACACCTTAAAATTGATAGAAAAAATCAGAAGAGAGAAATAA
- a CDS encoding TRAP transporter substrate-binding protein: MKHLKATILLCTLFFALGCEETSGIRTIRLAHGLDINHSVHRAMVKMGEDLDSVSKGKLRIEIYPNQQLGTEREILELIQLGSLDMTKVSVATLENFAPKTRILGLPYLFESREHAFEVLDGPIGQSLLDNAEQFRLKGLGYYDAGFRSFYTEKEAVTAPDDLKGLKIRVMESITAMDMVKSLGGSPTPISWGELYTSLQQGVVDGAENNLPSFYLSKHYEVCPYYSLDEHTFSPDVLIVGTQFWDVLSDQEKGWLNKAVKKSLQHQRKLWAESEAEALEKIKEAGVEVSYPDKKPFIEMTKEMYRTYEEDEALNNMIEQIKSLAN; the protein is encoded by the coding sequence ATGAAGCACCTCAAAGCCACCATTTTATTATGCACTTTGTTTTTCGCCCTCGGTTGCGAAGAAACCTCGGGCATTAGAACAATTAGGTTGGCACATGGTCTGGACATTAACCATTCCGTGCACAGGGCCATGGTGAAAATGGGGGAAGACCTTGATAGTGTTTCAAAAGGAAAGCTCCGAATCGAAATCTACCCCAATCAACAATTGGGCACTGAACGTGAAATTCTGGAGTTGATTCAATTGGGCAGCCTTGATATGACCAAAGTGTCGGTTGCAACCCTGGAGAATTTTGCCCCGAAGACCAGAATATTGGGGCTGCCCTATCTTTTTGAGAGCAGGGAACACGCATTTGAGGTATTGGATGGTCCAATCGGACAATCATTATTGGACAATGCCGAACAATTTAGATTGAAAGGCTTAGGGTATTACGATGCCGGGTTTAGAAGTTTTTATACCGAAAAAGAAGCCGTAACCGCCCCAGATGACCTAAAGGGGCTCAAGATAAGGGTGATGGAGAGTATTACCGCAATGGATATGGTCAAAAGTCTCGGAGGTTCCCCGACCCCCATTTCGTGGGGAGAGCTCTACACATCCCTACAACAAGGTGTGGTGGACGGAGCGGAGAACAATCTACCTAGTTTTTATCTTTCCAAACATTATGAGGTTTGTCCGTATTATTCGCTGGACGAACATACATTTTCGCCAGATGTCTTGATCGTTGGTACCCAGTTTTGGGATGTCCTCTCAGACCAGGAAAAAGGTTGGCTCAACAAAGCAGTAAAAAAGTCGCTGCAGCATCAGCGGAAATTGTGGGCCGAATCGGAAGCCGAAGCGTTGGAAAAAATCAAGGAAGCTGGTGTAGAGGTTTCATATCCGGATAAAAAGCCATTTATCGAAATGACAAAGGAAATGTACCGGACCTACGAAGAGGACGAAGCGTTGAACAACATGATAGAACAAATCAAATCATTGGCAAATTGA
- a CDS encoding TRAP transporter small permease, producing MGLKRTVENILAHLLVLLMSLMVLNVLWQVFSRYVLGTPSAFTDELARFLMIWLGLLGAAYVSGKNGHVAIDVLAKRANAKNQRVLKRAVSGFIILFCMAAMVIGGGWLVYTTYELKQHSPALGLPLAYVYVVIPLSGLIVTYNKVVDIITD from the coding sequence ATGGGACTCAAAAGGACAGTGGAAAATATTTTGGCTCACTTGCTGGTATTGTTAATGAGCCTTATGGTACTTAATGTGCTTTGGCAGGTGTTCAGTAGATATGTTCTGGGTACACCAAGTGCCTTTACGGATGAGCTTGCCAGATTTCTTATGATCTGGTTGGGATTATTGGGAGCGGCATATGTGTCGGGGAAAAATGGTCATGTGGCCATAGATGTATTGGCCAAACGGGCCAATGCCAAAAATCAAAGAGTATTAAAAAGAGCAGTGTCCGGTTTTATTATCCTCTTCTGTATGGCGGCAATGGTGATAGGCGGCGGATGGTTGGTGTACACTACCTACGAACTCAAACAGCACTCCCCTGCATTGGGGTTGCCCTTGGCCTATGTATATGTCGTGATTCCCTTGAGCGGATTGATAGTGACCTATAACAAAGTCGTGGATATAATAACGGATTGA
- a CDS encoding TRAP transporter large permease → MEYIPLLVLIISFVGLLAIGTPVAWSIAISSMLTLLVSLPMLPAFATISQRMATGLDSFALLAIPFFILSGELMNHGGIAHRLIAFAKSLVGALPGGLALINIISAMFMGAIAGSAMASASAMGSILGPEMEKEGYDKGFSVSVNITSATTGLVIPPSNVLIVYSLASGGASIAALFLAGYIPGLITGLLLMVVAMFWAKKKGYGKGQRSSLKQVFKTFVDAVPSLFLLVLVIGGIVAGVFTATEASAIAVLYSMILGFVYKEITFKKLPHIFLNASATTAVVMLLIAASMSMSWALSFEHIPQEISSGLLSVTDNKIALLLIINIILLIVGIFMDITPAVLIFTPIFLPIVTKLGIDPVHFGIIMILNLCIGLCTPPVGSVLFVGVGVAKTSIEKVIRPLLPLFAAMILALFLITYIPELALWLPGLFGL, encoded by the coding sequence ATGGAATATATACCCTTGCTAGTTTTGATCATCAGTTTTGTGGGGCTTTTGGCCATTGGCACTCCTGTGGCCTGGAGCATAGCCATTTCATCTATGTTGACCCTACTGGTCAGTTTACCCATGCTGCCCGCATTCGCCACCATATCCCAACGAATGGCCACGGGCTTGGATAGTTTCGCCCTGTTGGCGATTCCATTTTTTATATTGTCAGGCGAACTGATGAACCACGGTGGAATTGCCCACCGTTTGATAGCTTTTGCCAAAAGCTTGGTGGGTGCATTGCCCGGAGGGCTTGCCCTGATCAATATTATATCGGCGATGTTCATGGGCGCCATTGCAGGTTCGGCCATGGCCTCTGCCTCTGCCATGGGAAGCATTCTAGGACCGGAAATGGAAAAAGAAGGCTATGATAAGGGTTTTTCGGTATCCGTCAACATTACCTCGGCCACAACAGGTTTGGTAATTCCTCCAAGCAATGTATTGATCGTGTATTCCTTGGCAAGTGGAGGTGCATCCATTGCCGCTCTTTTCTTGGCCGGTTACATCCCAGGTTTGATCACCGGCTTATTGTTGATGGTGGTCGCCATGTTCTGGGCCAAGAAGAAAGGCTACGGAAAGGGACAACGAAGCTCATTAAAACAGGTTTTTAAAACGTTTGTTGATGCCGTACCAAGCCTGTTCCTATTGGTTTTGGTCATTGGGGGCATCGTGGCCGGTGTGTTTACCGCCACCGAAGCTTCCGCCATTGCCGTGCTATACAGTATGATACTGGGCTTTGTCTATAAAGAGATAACGTTCAAAAAACTGCCCCATATCTTTTTGAATGCTTCGGCCACCACCGCTGTTGTTATGCTTTTGATAGCGGCCTCCATGAGCATGTCGTGGGCACTTTCCTTTGAGCATATACCGCAGGAAATCAGTTCAGGACTATTGTCTGTTACCGATAACAAGATTGCCCTGTTGCTCATCATAAATATAATCTTGCTGATAGTGGGTATATTTATGGACATTACCCCGGCCGTGCTCATATTTACCCCGATATTTTTGCCCATTGTCACCAAATTGGGGATAGACCCGGTGCATTTTGGCATCATTATGATCTTGAACCTTTGCATAGGACTCTGTACACCTCCGGTGGGCTCGGTACTCTTTGTAGGCGTGGGTGTGGCAAAAACATCCATCGAAAAAGTGATTAGGCCCCTGTTGCCCTTGTTTGCGGCCATGATACTGGCACTTTTTCTGATTACCTATATTCCAGAGTTGGCCTTGTGGTTGCCCGGTCTTTTTGGTCTATAA
- a CDS encoding 3-keto-disaccharide hydrolase has protein sequence MNKLKLGVLALLLCWACADAPKDDTPWIELSDGTLNGWNQKGGKANYEVKEDAIVGSTVHDTPNSFLTTDKMYDDFILELDYKVDSTMNSGIQIRSNSFPHYQNGRVHGYQIEIDPSDRAWSAGIYDEGRRGWLVTLEDNPEAQKAFKQNDWNHYRIEAIGDTIQTWINGVPAAHLIDDKTASGFIALQVHSIGKDQKAGTEIAWKNVKILTDSLSKYSKEMPLAPVVTKNQLTIDEQKNGWQMLWDGETTVGWRGARLDDFPDKGWEIKDGILTVLSSGGEESAAGGDIVTTELYGDFELKVDFKLTEGANSGIKYYVDTDLNKGPGSSIGLEYQILDDERHPDAKLGNHEGSRTVASLYDLIQADINKPINPIGEWNTAHIISKDNHVEHWLNGTKVLEYERKSDAYRKLVSESKYEKWPNFGEADKGHILLQDHGDHVSFKNIKIKPID, from the coding sequence ATGAACAAACTAAAACTAGGCGTCTTGGCATTGCTACTGTGTTGGGCATGTGCCGACGCACCCAAAGATGATACTCCGTGGATTGAATTGTCCGATGGAACGCTTAACGGATGGAACCAAAAGGGCGGAAAAGCCAATTATGAGGTAAAAGAGGATGCCATTGTGGGGTCCACTGTCCATGATACGCCCAATTCCTTTTTGACCACGGATAAGATGTACGACGATTTTATCTTGGAGCTGGATTACAAAGTGGATTCCACCATGAATTCGGGAATCCAAATACGGAGCAATAGCTTTCCCCATTATCAAAATGGGAGGGTGCATGGCTATCAGATTGAGATAGACCCATCGGACCGGGCATGGAGTGCCGGAATCTACGATGAAGGGCGAAGAGGTTGGCTCGTAACCTTGGAAGATAATCCTGAGGCACAAAAGGCCTTCAAGCAAAACGATTGGAACCACTATCGCATCGAGGCCATCGGAGATACGATCCAAACCTGGATCAACGGGGTTCCAGCGGCACATTTGATCGATGACAAAACAGCAAGCGGCTTTATTGCGCTTCAGGTGCACAGTATTGGCAAAGATCAGAAGGCGGGAACGGAGATAGCCTGGAAAAATGTCAAAATCTTGACGGACAGTCTTTCAAAATACAGTAAAGAAATGCCCTTGGCCCCGGTTGTGACCAAAAATCAACTGACCATTGATGAGCAAAAAAATGGATGGCAAATGTTATGGGACGGCGAGACCACCGTAGGTTGGCGCGGTGCCCGATTGGATGATTTTCCAGATAAAGGTTGGGAAATCAAGGACGGTATATTGACCGTGCTGTCCTCTGGGGGGGAAGAATCCGCCGCCGGTGGGGATATTGTGACCACGGAGCTGTACGGGGACTTTGAATTGAAAGTGGATTTCAAATTAACGGAAGGTGCCAATAGTGGTATAAAATATTATGTGGACACGGATTTGAACAAGGGACCCGGCTCCTCAATTGGTTTGGAATATCAAATTTTGGACGATGAAAGGCATCCCGATGCAAAATTGGGGAATCATGAAGGTAGTCGCACCGTAGCATCTTTGTACGATCTTATTCAAGCTGATATCAATAAGCCCATCAATCCGATCGGAGAATGGAACACCGCCCATATTATCTCTAAGGACAACCATGTGGAACATTGGCTCAATGGCACAAAGGTTTTGGAGTACGAACGAAAAAGCGATGCATATCGCAAACTGGTATCCGAAAGCAAGTACGAGAAATGGCCCAACTTTGGTGAGGCCGATAAAGGTCATATATTGTTACAGGACCATGGGGACCACGTAAGTTTTAAGAACATCAAAATAAAACCAATTGACTAA
- a CDS encoding Gfo/Idh/MocA family protein produces MGARRDFIKKTTVAAIGMGLPGSINAMTAKSYNNILGANDRIHVALQGLGRRYGAYIPSIAAKQNNVRLDYLCDVRGSQLEKAAKYVSEQISYNPKQEKDIKKILEDKDVDAIFMATPDHWHTPGACMAMEAGKHVYLEKPCSHNPHENEIVVAFQKKYDKVVQMGNQQRSSPQSIEIINDIHKGIIGKAYKAIAFYTNGRGEVPVPVKTAPPEDLDWELFQGPAPRKAYEHDTWDYNWHWYGWDYGTAEMGNNATHELDIARWALDVKYPEYVDVIAGKEQFMDDGWEMYDTMEATYAFADDKIIQWDGSSRNGYSKYGRGRGTLIYGSEGSVMVDRDGYELYDLKGQLIKENKSDGNEGGTALGGGGDLSTRHAVNFFNAIRGKEALTSHIEVGAISQMLTHYANIAYRIDKGFNVDGNTGRIFDREGMELWKRTYEPGWEPKL; encoded by the coding sequence ATGGGAGCGCGAAGAGACTTTATCAAGAAAACAACGGTCGCTGCCATTGGCATGGGACTACCGGGTAGCATCAATGCCATGACGGCCAAGAGTTATAACAATATTTTAGGGGCAAATGATAGAATCCATGTTGCTCTTCAAGGTTTGGGCAGGCGATATGGAGCCTATATTCCTTCCATAGCGGCTAAGCAAAACAATGTGCGCCTGGACTATCTATGCGATGTTCGGGGCAGCCAATTGGAAAAAGCGGCAAAATATGTATCCGAACAAATATCATATAATCCCAAGCAGGAAAAGGATATCAAAAAAATTCTTGAGGACAAGGATGTGGATGCGATTTTTATGGCAACGCCCGATCATTGGCACACACCGGGAGCCTGTATGGCCATGGAAGCCGGGAAACACGTTTATTTGGAAAAGCCCTGCAGCCATAATCCCCATGAGAATGAAATAGTGGTCGCGTTTCAAAAAAAGTACGATAAGGTGGTCCAAATGGGCAATCAGCAACGATCGTCACCACAGAGTATCGAAATCATCAACGATATCCATAAAGGAATTATTGGCAAGGCCTACAAAGCAATAGCTTTCTATACCAATGGCAGGGGAGAAGTTCCAGTACCTGTAAAGACCGCACCGCCAGAGGACTTGGATTGGGAACTGTTCCAAGGGCCCGCTCCAAGAAAAGCGTATGAGCACGATACCTGGGACTATAACTGGCATTGGTACGGTTGGGATTATGGCACCGCCGAAATGGGCAACAATGCAACCCACGAACTGGATATAGCCCGATGGGCGTTGGATGTAAAATATCCGGAATATGTGGATGTGATCGCTGGAAAAGAGCAATTTATGGATGACGGATGGGAAATGTACGACACCATGGAGGCGACCTATGCGTTTGCCGATGATAAGATAATTCAATGGGATGGGAGCAGTAGGAACGGCTATTCCAAATACGGTCGTGGTCGAGGCACCCTTATTTATGGTTCCGAGGGTTCGGTAATGGTGGACCGTGACGGATATGAACTGTACGACCTCAAGGGGCAATTGATCAAGGAAAATAAATCCGACGGCAATGAAGGAGGAACCGCTCTTGGGGGTGGAGGAGACCTGTCAACTAGGCATGCAGTGAATTTCTTTAATGCCATTAGAGGAAAAGAAGCGTTGACATCACATATCGAAGTGGGGGCCATTTCGCAAATGTTGACACACTATGCCAATATAGCCTATCGCATCGATAAAGGCTTTAATGTGGATGGAAACACGGGCAGGATATTTGATCGGGAAGGCATGGAGCTTTGGAAACGAACATATGAACCTGGGTGGGAACCAAAACTTTAA
- a CDS encoding Gfo/Idh/MocA family protein, whose translation MKRRDFVVKSSLAGSAALYAPTVLAYGTPSANETINVGVIGTGDRGGGLIPFINQIPNMRVVACCDIIPFRLSSGLSKVEGKAKGYSDYKKMLEDKDVDAVLVATPFSTHSKIVVDALKAGKHVYGEKTMAKGYEGIEELVAAAEASNGIFQAGHQYHSSRLYSHVVDEIKNGKIGKITAFECQWNRNGNWRRPVPDPKWERMINWRMYKEFSGGLLAELCSHQLDFANWVMGAMPEKVMGVGGIDYWKDGRETYDNIHLIYSYPEGVRASFTCLTSNAMGDYKVKVMGDKGTYILDYVKAWYYPEGSYQKEIGEVDGVSGATLNWDQGKGIPLKFDHEDPSKQALIDFRDNIVNNTLPVSNAKTGAMAATCVQMGLDAMYNDKIVVR comes from the coding sequence ATGAAGCGAAGAGATTTTGTAGTAAAAAGTAGTTTGGCCGGTTCTGCCGCCTTGTATGCCCCAACGGTACTTGCCTACGGAACCCCCAGTGCGAACGAAACTATCAATGTGGGGGTCATTGGAACAGGAGACCGGGGCGGCGGACTCATTCCATTTATCAACCAGATTCCCAATATGCGGGTCGTTGCCTGTTGCGATATCATCCCCTTTAGACTTAGTTCGGGACTTTCAAAAGTAGAAGGAAAGGCCAAGGGCTATTCCGATTATAAAAAAATGTTGGAAGACAAGGATGTGGATGCTGTTTTGGTGGCGACCCCGTTCAGTACACACTCCAAAATCGTTGTTGATGCCCTAAAAGCGGGAAAACACGTGTATGGGGAAAAGACCATGGCAAAGGGATACGAGGGGATAGAAGAATTGGTGGCGGCGGCCGAAGCATCAAACGGTATATTTCAAGCAGGACACCAATACCATAGTTCCCGTTTGTATTCGCATGTCGTTGATGAGATCAAAAATGGTAAGATAGGCAAGATAACGGCTTTTGAGTGCCAATGGAACCGAAACGGCAATTGGCGACGCCCTGTTCCTGACCCAAAATGGGAGCGTATGATCAATTGGCGCATGTACAAGGAATTTTCAGGGGGTCTTTTGGCCGAACTTTGTTCGCATCAATTGGATTTTGCCAACTGGGTAATGGGTGCCATGCCCGAAAAGGTGATGGGCGTTGGTGGTATCGATTACTGGAAAGATGGTAGGGAAACCTATGACAATATCCATCTTATCTACAGCTATCCAGAAGGGGTACGGGCATCGTTTACCTGCCTTACCAGTAATGCCATGGGCGACTACAAGGTCAAGGTAATGGGGGACAAGGGGACCTATATTTTGGATTACGTCAAGGCTTGGTACTATCCAGAGGGTAGTTACCAGAAAGAGATCGGTGAGGTCGATGGTGTTTCGGGGGCCACCTTAAACTGGGACCAGGGCAAGGGCATACCCTTAAAGTTTGATCATGAAGATCCAAGCAAACAGGCCTTGATTGACTTCAGGGACAACATCGTGAACAATACCTTACCGGTTTCCAATGCCAAAACGGGCGCCATGGCCGCAACTTGTGTGCAAATGGGATTGGATGCTATGTATAACGATAAAATTGTGGTCAGATGA
- a CDS encoding Crp/Fnr family transcriptional regulator, which yields MLPKENIEKNLYIIHFLNSIYPLGTELKEYLAQKIKSCSFEKNELISKAGDICDCLYFIKKGMVRGYFISDGSEITTWIDSEHEVFTSITGFFRNQKSEEYIQSLEITHCDYLEYEDYKYCLDNFPEMRHINRILLEEYYVLAEHRVYLARIPNAKKRLTFFIEKMKPQIVDRIPRKHLASYLAIRPETLSRLMKEKK from the coding sequence ATGCTCCCAAAAGAAAATATCGAGAAGAACCTCTACATCATTCATTTTCTCAATTCCATTTACCCTTTGGGCACAGAGTTAAAAGAATATCTTGCCCAGAAAATCAAGAGCTGTTCCTTCGAAAAAAATGAGCTTATCAGCAAGGCCGGTGATATCTGCGATTGTCTTTATTTTATCAAAAAGGGAATGGTCCGCGGATATTTTATAAGCGACGGCTCGGAAATCACAACTTGGATAGATTCTGAGCATGAGGTTTTTACATCAATAACAGGCTTTTTTAGAAATCAAAAAAGTGAGGAGTATATTCAAAGTTTGGAAATCACACATTGTGATTATTTGGAATATGAAGATTATAAGTATTGCTTGGACAACTTTCCCGAGATGCGTCATATCAATCGTATTTTATTGGAAGAGTATTATGTGCTGGCAGAACACAGGGTTTACTTGGCCAGAATTCCGAATGCCAAAAAAAGATTGACCTTTTTTATAGAAAAAATGAAGCCTCAAATCGTCGACCGAATTCCTAGAAAGCACTTGGCGTCGTATTTAGCGATACGACCAGAGACTTTGTCCCGATTAATGAAGGAAAAAAAGTAA
- a CDS encoding glycoside hydrolase family 3 C-terminal domain-containing protein has translation MPQRYVAPTVNWFGVATKERTEHPFNMEVVAKYFEVVDDPSEADFAMVGIENPNGGVGYNIADKESGGNGYVPISLQFGTYTATHAREESLAAGSPLEEGITNRSYKGKTTTAINISDMALVTDTKRKMGDKPVVVLVKVAKPMVFAEIEPAADAILVHMGVQDQALMDIVSGKVEPSALLPFQMPKGMKTVEEQFEDVPRDMEPYTDSNGNTYDFAFGLNWSGTIEDERTQTYK, from the coding sequence GTGCCGCAACGCTACGTTGCCCCTACCGTAAACTGGTTTGGTGTGGCAACAAAAGAGCGAACCGAACATCCATTTAACATGGAAGTGGTCGCAAAATATTTTGAGGTTGTGGACGACCCTAGCGAGGCAGATTTTGCCATGGTAGGAATCGAAAACCCGAATGGCGGTGTGGGCTACAATATTGCAGATAAAGAAAGTGGAGGAAACGGATATGTTCCCATAAGCTTACAGTTCGGAACATATACGGCAACACATGCCCGAGAGGAAAGTTTAGCGGCCGGCAGCCCTTTGGAAGAAGGAATTACCAATCGTTCTTATAAAGGCAAGACCACTACGGCCATCAATATTTCCGACATGGCACTGGTAACGGATACCAAAAGAAAAATGGGCGACAAACCCGTTGTTGTACTTGTAAAAGTGGCCAAACCAATGGTTTTTGCCGAGATCGAACCAGCAGCAGATGCCATTTTGGTACACATGGGAGTTCAAGATCAAGCATTAATGGACATAGTTTCAGGAAAAGTGGAACCTTCTGCCCTATTGCCGTTTCAAATGCCAAAAGGCATGAAGACGGTTGAAGAACAGTTTGAAGATGTTCCAAGGGATATGGAACCCTATACCGATTCGAATGGAAACACCTACGATTTTGCTTTTGGCCTTAATTGGAGCGGCACCATTGAAGATGAACGGACCCAAACATATAAATAA